In a single window of the Rhinolophus ferrumequinum isolate MPI-CBG mRhiFer1 chromosome 21, mRhiFer1_v1.p, whole genome shotgun sequence genome:
- the PIRT gene encoding phosphoinositide-interacting protein produces the protein MMEALPTALEVDEKSPESKDLLPSQTASSLCISSRSESVWTTTSKSNWEIYRKPIIIMSVGSAILLFGVAITCMAYMMNLDVKRVKILKMTGPAFLSLGLMMLVCGLVWVPIIKKKQKQRQKSMFFQSLKSFFLNR, from the coding sequence ATGATGGAGGCGCTCCCTACAGCTCTGGAGGTCGACGAGAAGTCTCCAGAGTCCAAGGACCTGCTGCCCAGCCAGACGGCCAGCTCGCTGTGCATCAGCTCCAGGAGTGAGTCTGTCTGGACCACCACTTCCAAGAGTAACTGGGAAATCTACCGCAAGCCCATTATCATCATGTCCGTGGGCAGTGCCATCCTCCTCTTCGGTGTGGCCATCACCTGCATGGCCTACATGATGAATCTGGATGTCAAGAGGGTTAAGATCCTGAAGATGACGGGGCCTGCCTTCCTATCCCTGGGACTCATGATGCTGGTGTGCGGGCTGGTGTGGGTACCCatcatcaaaaagaaacagaagcagagacagaAGTCAATGTTCTTCCAGAGCCTAAAGTCTTTCTTCTTAAATCGCTGA